Proteins encoded together in one Triticum dicoccoides isolate Atlit2015 ecotype Zavitan chromosome 7B, WEW_v2.0, whole genome shotgun sequence window:
- the LOC119337060 gene encoding uncharacterized protein LOC119337060 isoform X2, with translation MNGTVCQDPRSSDQELKTRATNGERVHMVAERELLSDHGEDGGRRMYLRREEMGAGTAGARRWLVPTALVSNTMRREQRLHHEKGAEVAGSGGSRGRSSPTWRENDVAELVPFRRMWPEGEYGSSERKNWLPGNVAGLVPFRRMWPEGEYGSSERKTGVPGDELAFLATCDGAVALVSLFGLARACLFFGLAWTWFSFLVNAWSGRRSWIETVFLRPVRDRGLSWWRCISFMGRVSNRMRSRVGLRSNHHDDDCRSSFNSRD, from the exons ATGAATGGAACCGTATGCCAAGATCCTCGGTCTTCTGACCAGGAG TTGAAGACAAGGGCTACCAATGGAGAAAGAGTGCACATGGTGGCCGAGAGGGAG TTACTGTCAGACCATGGTGAGGATGGTGGCAGGAGGATGTACCTGCGGCGTGAGGAGATGGGTGCAGGAACAGCCGGCGCGCGGAGGTGGCTGGTTCCGACGGCCCTGGTGAGCAACACCATGAGACGGGAGCAGAGGCTGCACCATGAGAAGGGAGCAGAGGTTGCTGGTTCCGGCGGCAGCAGAGGCCGCAGCTCACCCACCTGGCGTGAGAACGACGTGGCCGAACTGGTTCCATTCCGGCGGATGTGGCCGGAGGGCGAGTATGGGTCCAGCGAGAGGAAAAACTGGCTTCCTGGCAACGTGGCCGGACTGGTTCCGTTCCGGCGGATGTGGCCGGAAGGCGAGTATGGGTCCAGCGAGAGAAAAACTGGCGTTCCTGGCGACGAACTGGCGTTCCTAGCGACGTGCGATGGAGCTGTCGCACTTGTTTCTTTGTTTGGTTTGGCTCGGGCGTGTCTTTTTTTTGGTTTGGCATGGACGTGGTTTTCTTTTTTGGTCAATGCATGGAGTGGACGTCGTTCGTGGATTGAGACTGTTTTTCTTCGGCCGGTTCGTGATCGTGGGCTGAGTTGGTGGCGATGTATCTCGTTCATGGGCCGTGTTAGCAACAGGATGCGATCGAGGGTGGGGCTgcggtcgaaccatcacgacgacgACTGCAGAtcctcctttaatagtagagattag
- the LOC119337060 gene encoding uncharacterized protein LOC119337060 isoform X1 encodes MRSTGMRSTILLLKSRGSRQLTLNLYISLVKKRGCPAFLWTVQFYYSSPEDDVSGQWLKTRATNGERVHMVAERELLSDHGEDGGRRMYLRREEMGAGTAGARRWLVPTALVSNTMRREQRLHHEKGAEVAGSGGSRGRSSPTWRENDVAELVPFRRMWPEGEYGSSERKNWLPGNVAGLVPFRRMWPEGEYGSSERKTGVPGDELAFLATCDGAVALVSLFGLARACLFFGLAWTWFSFLVNAWSGRRSWIETVFLRPVRDRGLSWWRCISFMGRVSNRMRSRVGLRSNHHDDDCRSSFNSRD; translated from the exons ATGCGGAGCACTGGAATGCGGAGTACAATTCTATTACTCAAGTCCAGAGGATCTCGTCAGCTTACACTGAACCTGTATATTTCTTTGGTAAAAAAAAGAGGATGTCCTGCTTTTCTTTGGACAGTACAATTCTATTACTCAAGTCCAGAGGATGATGTATCTGGACAGTGG TTGAAGACAAGGGCTACCAATGGAGAAAGAGTGCACATGGTGGCCGAGAGGGAG TTACTGTCAGACCATGGTGAGGATGGTGGCAGGAGGATGTACCTGCGGCGTGAGGAGATGGGTGCAGGAACAGCCGGCGCGCGGAGGTGGCTGGTTCCGACGGCCCTGGTGAGCAACACCATGAGACGGGAGCAGAGGCTGCACCATGAGAAGGGAGCAGAGGTTGCTGGTTCCGGCGGCAGCAGAGGCCGCAGCTCACCCACCTGGCGTGAGAACGACGTGGCCGAACTGGTTCCATTCCGGCGGATGTGGCCGGAGGGCGAGTATGGGTCCAGCGAGAGGAAAAACTGGCTTCCTGGCAACGTGGCCGGACTGGTTCCGTTCCGGCGGATGTGGCCGGAAGGCGAGTATGGGTCCAGCGAGAGAAAAACTGGCGTTCCTGGCGACGAACTGGCGTTCCTAGCGACGTGCGATGGAGCTGTCGCACTTGTTTCTTTGTTTGGTTTGGCTCGGGCGTGTCTTTTTTTTGGTTTGGCATGGACGTGGTTTTCTTTTTTGGTCAATGCATGGAGTGGACGTCGTTCGTGGATTGAGACTGTTTTTCTTCGGCCGGTTCGTGATCGTGGGCTGAGTTGGTGGCGATGTATCTCGTTCATGGGCCGTGTTAGCAACAGGATGCGATCGAGGGTGGGGCTgcggtcgaaccatcacgacgacgACTGCAGAtcctcctttaatagtagagattag